The genomic stretch TTTTCCATGAACATTTAGAGAGGGTGGGTATACCCTACTTAGCATTGATCCTACCaactatattaatttttaaaatcataaaaggTGAAGATCCTGCTGTATGTATTTAGGGCACAATTTAATCTAATATCAGTTTCCTGATGCCTGAATAGATATTTGTATGCATACAACAAGTACTTTTATTTCCATCTAAATCAAGTATTAAATTTATAAGTGCACATTGCACAAGCGGACTTTTTATCCAAGGAGCACATTGTTTGAGTTAAAACATAGAAACCATAGAGTAAAACTGTGAAAACTAAACAAAATAAGGAGCAAAATGGCACCCCAATTCCCTGATGTATCTTGATAATTGCAATGTTGAGAGCATTGACGACTGCTGAAAGCAGGATACAGGTTTATGTGATGACTTTCGTGACCATCTGAGGCAATGGTTAATTACATTTTTGCATACGATTACCCAGCGAGAGGcacagaaattgatttttaacacaagtgaaatacaaaaattaaagcaCAGTTATATGTACTCaaacaataaatgaaattacattaCATAAATTAAGCAGTAAATGAGATATGCCAAAATACAAGAAGCAAAAGTCAATTAATTCTTCTaccaaattttaaatatctattaaagCAGCTGTTGCTATATAAAGTTACTACAgccttaatgaatatttttataactgaCTCTACAACCAAGAACATCAATATCCTGTACATTAGAGTTTGCATTACAGCTGTATGTTCTGTACTTGAACTGCgtttaatgcatttttgtttCTCTTTGCTTTTCTTGATCTGTTTTTACATGCCAATTTGTTTGCACAccaaagtaataaatattattatcatcattatgaTTCTTTACGAACACACACATAAGTAAACACATAACACAGCAGTGCATATATAAAAGTGGTAAAAAGACCtccaaaaaaatatacaacatcTTATTATTGGCTGTTTCCACCTGAGCTCACAATGGACAGCAATTTTCAGAGTGGGGACCTACTGACCAAAACACATGAGCTAATGCAGGAAAAATCAGAGTAAATCTAAGTCCACAGTGAGTTAAAGTTTTCTGGGGAGTTTAAAGAAGAACTTGAAAATCATGACTAAACTAGAATAAGAAAAACATAACAAACAAGCAGATATGAGCTCAAATCTAGCAGGTGCCTAAAGTTAAATCTATTACTTTTACCCTGGCTATTCCGTAAAATAATCCCCAAGGGTATGTTAGATACAAAACCAAATACATACATCTCACTCACAGCAAGTGTGTCTAAAAGTGCTGAGCAGCATTAAAATCCTTAATTCTAGTCAAAACAGTTAATTACTCCCTGTAACTGGCAACTACGTTACTTTGAAGAAAGTTCAGTATGTTTACCAATGATTAATATGGCATGAGAAACTCAACTGGCCATGCAGATCTATCTGGGAAGAAAGCTGAACAGGTCCTCTTTTCCGGACCACCTGAGGTTTAAAATCGATATGACTGCAATAACCAGTGATCGTCTTCTTCCTCTAGAAGCTGCGAGTGGTGGACAAAGAACACAATCCATATTAGTCAAATCTTATTGGGTTTGGCACTCGGTGAGGCTATTTTAAAGGCTGATTTTTTGAAACAAGGGCTGATTTGCTGAGTTTGGTCCACGCCAGATTTTTATCAATGTAGATCAAGATTCCAGAATTCAAATTTCCCAATCCCAGACTAGTTCCTGATGAAAATCTTCATTTCCCTTGTTTGCCCTCTGCTTTTCATAGCTACTAAACAATTTTGTTCTGTCTGACCAAAATGTTCAATATATGAGGAattaatacagtagactctcgttaatacgaacaacgttgttacgaagttctcgttattacgaagcaaatcgttggtcccgtcgaaaaggcctatccaagctatagtaaaagaaacgttattacgaaattttcgtttttacgaaattacgaacctaagtcccggtcccggcggttacaatatgaactttattacgaagttacacGCACAAGTcacagcatttaggtggatattcactacacttaagtttgaataatcgcgccacgtttaagttattctcgtGTACTATGcttaagagcgtcaattatggttctttattaaGTTTACGCGCTAGATCATATAATAGCCTTCATTCCTGTGAAGtcgtggtgacccactcataaccgtaagtaaattggatgtacagtcaatcctcttcctatgcacattcaaggtacgaattttcagagatacgagcattcaaaactttcaaatttcaaatggcgcctttcgatttggccgatactacgcggtttGGCGCTGTGAAACTCTCACTGTAATCAccatctgaataaggtatcattgaatctggtgtgaatttaggaactgttctgcgtttcgcccgttcttcgttaCCGCGGGGAgacattttttcggctccggatgcatcgcaggccccgatGGATCAGGtcgccacaatcgtgagttagcgcatacgtttaatgcagtgttgcatcccgcaggataaccgtactcctcgatacCTTACATGCAGGCCGGCTGGCGAGGggtgtccgattacggcacaataggaggggtggATAATCCTGCATCAGCCcggtttaaagccaatcgctgtcccccaaacgcacatcacaccctcgtctagtcatacaacgttgtcaaatgcatattcgagcaccgaaataagcctgaccaaccaaaataagcccattcttcgaatcacaagaacaagtaatcatccctctaggtccttcacgctcgtcgtcccttccggttcttttcttcatggaacacttTGCAAGCGTTCccctttcttacctggctccCATACCCCCTACCCAGCCCATTGTCTGTtactggacaactctcggtggccggactgtaatttcaaccttggaacaaggtcttgggacgcatcaaGTTTGAACATCGGAGTTCAtgtgttcgggaagatatcaaccttCGATTGCGTCAgggcgcagtcttctgttgaaaactgaaacgaattttcttgtttatatatatttccgcgttatttaatagcgtttataatacactatttctttcgacgattcttaaaagaaacgttcttacgaacttcgttattacgaacctccgatttttcggccccgtgaacttcgtaataacgagagtctactgtatacgTATTTCCAAATGGAAATCTTTCCAAGACATATGGACCAACCATTCCAAGCCAGCAAACAGCATGGTTGTTCTTTTGATTTGACCATTGTGACAAAAATTTTCCCCGACCCCAGACTCCCTAAATTGTCTAAGACTCCCATTGCCCATTTCAGATAACCTGACTTATCCCAGCCCTTAAACAATATGTACTTTTTATACTTAGCAAGCCAATGATGGTTGGAACCTGTTGTTGaccagtaaattttaattttgctgatGGCTGATATTGGACTTTGCATTATCTCCATGACCATTGCATTATACTGAGTAATGGTCTATATATTAGGCTGGTGTTCTGCTCGGGATATTAGATAAGCTTTTTCTCTTCTTGAAATTTAATCCATGTTGTTCAGAGCTATTTCCACCTGAAGAAGATGATCACTAAAGTGTTGAAGATACAATAAGGAATGCATTTGCAACTCCAATGTGCACGTAAGATTAAATGAAACACTCCTCAGCAAAAACACACGGACATCCATTTGTTAGACAGCTGCTTTGTGATCGATTTTAACCAATTGacattttcctttcaaaaatttGTGCCctaacattattattaaatattacaatACTAATAAGCATTCTCCACATATTTATCCATGAATGATTAATCACATGAAGAGACTTTCCTTATGAATCCCTCATTTAAATTAACTAGTTGTCTAACTCTTAATTGCCATTTAGGTATGTGGCTCAATGTGACAACCAGGTAAGATATAATGGTAAGAAAAAGTGTAGGAGAGGTTTCAAACATAAGATTTGGAGATTAATGACAAGGTTTGGCTATATAACTTCCACTATTTGATGGAATACTGATTCCataatacataattcaaaacctATCAAAAAGAATGATGAAACACTTGAAAATAGGAGTTACAGTTACATTCAATGACATGCTTGCACATTGAAATTGCTTCGAGACAATTAATATTCCACATGCTTAAAGTCGAACATTCAACCCAACATGGGAGAGACAATATAACACTGAAACAACAATTAAAATCACCTGTACGGGTATCCGTGCGCCTTGGACCGGAAAATTGACAATATGAGAGAAAAGAAGAGACACAATAATGCTAGACCCGCGATTGCAAGGATGCGTCTTTTGCATACGTCCCCACCGCCTGAGCCAGCGTTTCTCTTTGGTGTGGTGCCTATTGAGGCTGCTTCCGTCATCAGGATCATTCCAAGAACAACGGCAGCATCTGAGAGTTTTTCATTAAGGAAGTTCATTTCACATGACAAAAGAATCCATAAGTTGCACACCTACAAGACATGAGTTTACTGACATAAAAAGTATCAATAAACGTAATTAAAACCTATACAGAGAGAAGATGAAAACGATAAGCTCACATTAATGTTTgactgtaaaggcctggttacacggtacattaacatgtacaagttaatgtacgtttgcgtgaatgatttcggtggaccggaacggaacatgtacgaatgcatgaaccacattagaacaggttatattttctgtgcatgcattcgcacaatttgggtggttacacggttcaCTTTGGCGTTAAttcttgcattcatacatttagacatttaccggtacgtgttaatgtatcgtgtaactaggccttaagACTGTGGTAATAGCTAGATAACATTGTACGAAAACATTTAGATCGCGGCATGAGCTTTTAGCTAGGGTTGGTACAACAAGATTCAAAATGGCATATTGGCCCAGATGTATGTGTTTAACTGTTCTTTGAGGTTACAAATTgctgaatgaatttttattggtttataTTATTGGTTATTGCAAAGCAAAGGAGAAAAACCAGTGTAAAGGAATCATGCTGAGGATCTCTAGGGGTTCGAATTGATGTGGTGGCAAGAGCGTTACTTTGCACCCTGTGTCCCCACGTTTGAATCCCAGCAGTGGCAAACAATTTTCTGAGGTcacccaatccctgcttgagtgctgcaTGAAGGATacttcaagagcaacactccaTCTGCCTGCCTGTGACTaaatttggggtgagctctaccctctacCCTATTCCAATCAACCTTTGGGCTACACTGAGTCAGTGAATGATGTATTTTCAGCAGTAGACATGCAATCATCCAGGTAATAATTAAAGAATGCTAAACACACAATGCAATTTGGCAAAGGATACTCAATATGATGACTATGTAACTTTCAAGCACGAACTGTCCCTGGGAAGAGCCGTGGATGTAGGCCACTCCACCAGACTGAGTTCTGTGTACAAATGGTGGGCTTCGTATGTGGTTCCACATTTGTCCTGACGTCATGGCAAAGgtgaaaaactggaaaataattGGAATATTGATAAaccaaaaaaagagaaaacttctactaaataggtaatattttatcattattactagGAAAGTAATCAATTATAGAATTTGAAGGTTTCAgcttataaacaattttaatgtcaGCTGACATGTTGTTTCGCAAGCTGTTTTAACAACAGATGATTAGTTATAAACAGTTGTGCACGGCACATTGGGCAGGTTTCACCATTGTTTTAAATAAACCCATCAGGAATATTACTCACCAAAGCACCCCCAGCCCAAACAgttgtattttgaagaaaatcaaGGTTGTTGCGCTTTAGGTACAAAAATCCTCCGACCAAAGCAAAGAGCATAATCAAAGCAACAGTCCCTGAATAATTGGGAGGCCTGAACACTCGCAACtgcaacagaaaaaaaataactgtcaTATCACAAGAAAGCAACAGGTTGGTCTCACGGACATGTGATTACACAGAATGGTGTCACCTTGTGTTTTTGTCAGGATAAAAGGCTAATTATATTCCATATTTCACCCATATAATTTAATACATACATACTTTCACATATATTTAAAGGCTTCACCAAATGGCTGGATGTATTAGGCCAATATTTTCCATCtgcttatttataattttatcatttaacaaATGCCACACTACATGGGATAATATTTCCTTAATCATGAGTTCAACCAAGAAGTCCAGGATAAAAGATTATATCCCATCCagcacaaaataattaattataaatgtatttcatcTCAGCCATAATATTAGGCTAACCATGCTATGCATAAATTTAACTCAAAGAATATGCAATTGAAATTGTGTTCATTATTGGCCATGAAATAAAGCTAGATTCTATTCCACACATACAATTCCATTCTTACCCACTATAATACTTACTAATACGTACACATACTCCACCACATTCATCATAGCCCAAGTGGTCTAGAGATTAAAGCATCTGCCTCTTACGCAGAGTAGGCAAGTTCACGACACGGTTTACCTATTACTTTTCTTTGCAACCCGGAAAACACCAAAACAAGACCTTCACATCAGGGGTTTGAAAATGACTAACAATGGACAATCACACACATCAAGGCCCTGGATAGAGATCGCCTACACAGGCCATACTCAAACTTAGGAATGGTATAGTCTGTAAGTTTTGTCATGGTCCCTCAATGGGCGAACTTGCTAAGATCTCAGGACTCAGGAAAGAGcgattttcaatttataataatcatttttagtTGCCATGTGAAGATTTCTTGCTTCGAGGGTAGCATCTATTTGAAACGACCACCAAAGCCACATGTAAGAGTATCTTCTTAAGAGAAGTTgcaaaataaatactaatattatACAAGTGAGACAACCCAGACTGCCTGATTGGCTTTATTGAGTCCGCCCTGTAGTCCTTATAAGATATAGCGTACACTTGGGGGAGAAAACTTGGAGGCGAAAACAACCTAAGGTCAGTCCCGGGAAGAGGGAGGGAAAGGACACATAGTCGACAGGGGGACCAACACCACTGGGAAAAGAGAGCCACCCTAGTATGAGTCAtagaagtgaaataatttttgtgagGGCTTCCATTCAAATGAAACTGCAAATGGAGTAAAAGAGGTAAAGTTAGCAGTGAAAGGAAGCGAACTGAGCAAGATCCCTAATGAGAATGAAGTGGAAGAGAAAGAACTTTCACCAAAGCCTCATTGGGAGCTGTTCACGAAAATTGACTTATCTAGCTTGATAAAAGGTTTCTGGCCACAACAAAACAAACACACAATGGGCGAGGACTTACTCCATTGCCAATGATGCTGGCAAGCTTTGGCTTTTTTAATCTTTCATGTCCCTGTCACACATGTAACAATTAATTACCAACGGTGATTACTGTCAATAACTGTGGAGCGATTttcaatatataataattatttttaattgccatgTGAAGATTTCTTGCTTCGAGGGTAGCATCTATTAGAAACGACCACCATAGCCACATGTAAGAGTATCTTCTTGAGAGAAGTTgcaaaataaatactaatattatACAAGTGAGACAACTCAGACTGCCTCATCTGCCTTTATTGAGTCCGCCCAGTAGTCCTTATAAGATATAGGGCTCCAAGGTTGACATGGTGCGGGTAGGTTTGTCACCTTTGAGAGATGACTATGGGAAATGCAGCTGTGGACAGAGAGGGGAGAGAACACCCCTGAGggacattaacattcgtctgtgGTGTAGTGGAGGACAAGCTAGGAAATAACGGGTGGTCTGATGAGTTAGTCCAAGGGAAAAATAGAAAGTAAGGAGGTTGGACATGGTTGCTGGGGTATAATTTAATGCCTTGAATGAACTAAACATAACTTTTCCCACTATCCCTTTATATCTGTGACAATTTGTTATTCACAGGAGCATTTTGATACATATCTTCATTAAGAGATGATTAAAAATTCAGTCTATTTTATCTACCTGACAATAATGCTATACATTGAAACCcatgttaataatatttatttttaaacattttaacaatttaaatgtgGATGAATCATGCaaaaattccatagagaaaaatatcactcgccttgcccaggaaaattaaattaattaaaatgtggacagaatgaaaagtttttttcaattcattaatcATTTCGTTCTATTACATCTTGCCTCATATAGTTAAACATGCTTGGTACATCCCCTTCATATTGATCCTAAACAAACATTGGAGCACttaaaacataaacaatattacAACAACACAAGAACTCTTTAGTAAGAATAGACACTAACAGAATTTTTGCTGATACACTACACTTCAAATGAGACGTCCACATGGAGCAATAATGTGAAGGAGTAAATCaatatttaacaaatatattATCTAGAAAAGTTGGAAAAGACTTCAATTTTAAGTGAAACAGTAGGCATTAAAGGTTTACCTGAACATCAGTCCTTTCTCCA from Ischnura elegans chromosome 7, ioIscEleg1.1, whole genome shotgun sequence encodes the following:
- the LOC124162276 gene encoding tumor suppressor candidate 3, with the protein product MKPTIIFLSLFFVFLLSISYGDGQTRKKEGSSLAERVQQLTEMNAKRSVIRLNGAKFREYVKATPRNYSVVVMFTAMAAQRQCVICRHAHDEFLIVANSFRYSQLYSNKLFFAMVDFDEGSDIFQSLRINTAPVFMHFPAKGKPKHSDTMDIQRVGFAAESIAKWIGERTDVQLRVFRPPNYSGTVALIMLFALVGGFLYLKRNNLDFLQNTTVWAGGALFFTFAMTSGQMWNHIRSPPFVHRTQSGGVAYIHGSSQGQFVLESYIVIILNAAVVLGMILMTEAASIGTTPKRNAGSGGGDVCKRRILAIAGLALLCLFFSLILSIFRSKAHGYPYSFLFK